The sequence CAGCTGTAGAAAAGCTATTTGAAGTTGAAGTTAAGTCTGTAAATACTCTTGTTCTTAAGGGTAAGACCAAACGTCAAGGTATGCGTGAAGGCCGTCGTTCAGACGTGAAAAAAGCTTACGTTACCTTGAAAGAAGGTCAAGATCTTGACTTCGTTGGCGGTGCGGAATAACAGGAGTAGTTAAGAATGGCTATTGTTAAATGTAAGCCGACTTCCCCTGGTCGTCGTCACGTAGTTAAAGTTGTTAACGCTGACCTACACAAGGGTAAGCCATACGCTCCACTTCTAGAGAAAAACTCTAAGAATGGTGGTCGTAACAACAACGGTCGTATCACAGTACGTCACATCGGTGGTGGTCACAAACATCATTACCGTGTAGTTGACTTCAAACGTACTAAAGATGGTGTTCCAGCGAAAGTTGAGCGTCTAGAATACGATCCAAACCGTAGCGCAAACATTGCTCTAGTTCTGTACGCAGACGGTGAGCGTCGCTACATTATCGCACCAAAAGGTATTTCAGCTGGAGATTCAATCCAGTCTGGTGTTGATGCGCCAATCAAAGCAGGTAACACTCTGCCGATGCGCAACATCCCAGTAGGTTCAACTGTACACTGTGTTGAACTTAAGCCTGGTAAAGGTGCACAAATTGCTCGTTCTGCAGGTGCATACGCACAAATCATCGCTCGCGATGGTGCATATGTAACTCTACGCCTACGTTCAGGTGAAATGCGCAAAGTTCTTTCTGAAGGTCGTGCAACGATCGGTGAAGTTGGTAACTCTGAGCACATGCTACGTGAACTAGGTAAAGCTGGTGCTTCACGCTGGCGCGGCGTACGTCCAACCGTACGTGGTGTTGTAATGAACCCGGTAGATCACCCACACGGTGGTGGTGAAGGTCGTACTTCTGGTGGTCGTCACCCAGTATCACCTTGGGGTCAGCCTACTAAAGGCTTTAAGACTCGTAAGAACAAGCGCACTGACAAGTACATCGTACGTCGTCGTAACAAGTAATCTATAAAGAGGAATCGCCATGCCACGTTCTCTCAAGAAAGGTCCTTTTATTGACCTGCACTTGCTGAAGAAGGTAGAGAAAGCGGTGGAAAGCGGAGACAAAAAGCCTATTAAGACTTGGTCCCGTCGTTCAATGATCATCCCAACAATGATTGGTTTGACCATCGCTGTCCATAATGGTCGTCAGCACGTACCAGTATTCGTAACCGAAGAAATGATCGGTCACAAACTGGGCGAATTTGCGCCAACTCGTACTTATCGCGGCCATGCTGCAGATAAGAAAGCTAAGAAGAAATAAGGAGTAGATGATGGAAGCTTTAGCTAAACATAACTTTGCTCGTATTTCTCCACAGAAAGCGCGCCTTGTAGCGGACCAAATCCGCGGCAAGAATGTTGATCAAGCACTAGAAATCCTAACTTTCAGCAACAAAAAAGCTGCTGTACTAGTTAAGAAAGTTCTTGAATCAGCAATCGCGAACGCTGAGCATAACGAAGGTGCAGATATCGACGATCTAAATGTCGCTAAAATCTTCGTAGATGAAGGTCCTATCATGAAGCGTATTATGCCTCGTGCTAAAGGCCGTGCCGACCGTATCTTGAAGCGTTCTTGCCACATCACAATTGTTGTTGCAGACGCTTAAGACTAGGAGATAAGCAATGGGTCAGAAAGTACATCCTAATGGTATTCGTCTTGGCATCGTTAAGCCTTGGAATGCTACATGGTTTGCTAATACCAAAGATTTCGCTGACAACCTAGACGGCGACTTCAAGGTACGTCAGTTCCTTACTAAGGAACTTTCAAAAGCGTCTCTTTCACGTATCGTTATCGAACGTCCAGCTAAGAGCATCCGTGTGACTATTCACACTGCTCGTCCTGGCGTTGTTATCGGTAAGAAAGGTGAAGACGTTGAGAAGCTACGCACAGCTGTAGCTAAAATCGCAGGTGTACCAGCGCAAATTAACATCGCTGAAGTACGTAAGCCTGAGCTAGATGGTCAATTAGTGGCTGATAGCATCGCGTCTCAGCTAGAGCGTCGTGTTATGTTCCGTCGTGCTATGAAGCGCGCGGTACAAAACGCAATGCGTCTTGGCGCTAAAGGTATCAAAGTAGAAGTAAGCGGCCGTCTTGGCGGTGCTGAAATCGCGCGTACTGAATGGTACCGTGAAGGCCGTGTGCCACTACATACCCTTCGTGCTGACATCGATTACGCAACTTCTTCGGCTCACACCCAATACGGTGTGATCGGCATTAAAGTCTGGATCTTCAAAGGTGAAATCCTAGGCGGAATGCCAGCTGCTAACGCAGTAGAGCCAAAGGCTGACAAGCCTAAGAAGCAGCGTAAAGGCCGTAAGTAAGGAGTCGACAGATGCTACAACCTAAACGTACTAAGTTCCGTAAGGTTCAGACTGGTCGTAACCGTGGCCTAGCTAAAGGTACTGAAGTAAGCTTCGGCGAATTCGGTCTTAAAGCTGTTGGTCGTGGACGTATTACTGCTCGTCAAATCGAAGCGGCACGTCGTGCTATGACACGTCATGTTAAACGTCAAGGTCAAATTTGGATTCGTATCTTCCCAGACAAACCGATTACTGAAAAACCTCTTGAAGTTCGTCAAGGTAAAGGTAAAGGTAACGTTGAGTACTGGGTTGCTCAAATCCAACCTGGCAAGGTTATGTACGAAATGAATGGCGTACCTGAAGAGTTGGCACGTGAAGCGTTCCGCCTAGCGGCACGTAAACTGCCTATCAAAACAACATTTGTAACTAAGCAGGTGATGTAATGAAAGCACAAGAGCTACGTGAAAAGAGCGTTGAAGAACTTAACGCTGAGCTATTGAATTTGCTACGTGAACAGTTCAACTTGCGCATGCAAGCTGCGACTGGTCAACTACAGCAAACACATACTCTTAAAGCTGTACGTCGTGATATCGCACGTGTTAAAACCATATTGACTGAGAAGGCAGGCGCATAATGAGCGACAAAATCCGTACTTCACTTGGTCGTATCGTAAGTGACAAAGGCGATAAGTCTATTGTTGTTGCTATCGAGCGCATGGTTAAACACCCTATTTACGGCAAGTTCGTAAAGCGCACGACTAAGATCCACGCACATGATGAAAACAACGAGTGTAGCCTAGGCGATACCGTTGAAATTCAAGAGTGTCGTCCACTGTCTAAGACTAAATCTTGGACTTTGGTAAAAGTTGTAAAAAAAGCGAAAGTTTAATTTTCGTTAGTTTTTAACAACTTAAAGCGGCTTCCAGGATTTTTTGGGAGCCGCTTATTTTTTGCCTACCCAATTGGGTAAAAGGGTGTTACAATTCGCATCCCTTTAAAGAGGCAGCCCGACCCGAGAGGGTCTAGTTTTTAATATTTAGCGGAGCACTAACAATGATCCAAATGCAAAGTACACTTGACGCTGCAGATAACTCTGGCGCGCGCAAGGTAATGTGTATTAAGGTTCTGGGTGGCTCACACCGTCGTTATGCACATATCGGTGACATCATTAAAGTTACAGTGAAGGAAGCAATTCCTCGCGGTAAAGTTAAAAAAGGTGATGTACTGAAGGCGGTTGTTGTGCGCACTCGTAAAGGCGTACGTCGTCCAGACGGTTCTGTCATTCGCTTCGACCGTAATGCTTGTGTATTGTTGAACGACACTACTGAGCAACCAGTCGGCACTCGTATCTTTGGCCCAGTGACTCGTGAACTTCGTAATGCGAAATTCATGAAAATTGTTTCACTGGCTCCAGAAGTACTATAAGGAGCAGTAAAATGGCAGCTAAAATCCGTCGTGATGACGAAGTAATCGTTCTTGCTGGTAAAGATAAAGGCAAGAAAGGTAAAGTAACTAAGGTTCTGACAACTGGTAAAGTTATCGTTGAAGGTATCAACCTTGTTAAGAAACATCAGAAGCCTGTACCGGCTATGAATGTTCAAGGTGGTATCGTAGAGCAAGAAGCAGCAATTGATGCTTCAAACATTGCAGTCTACAACGCAGCTACAGGTAAAGCAGACCGTATCGGTTTCCGTTTCGAAGATGGCAAGAAGGTTCGCTTCTTCAAGTCTAACGGCGAAACCGTTTCTAACTAAGAATAGAGTAATTTGGAGTGAACTATGGCGAAACTGCATGATTACTACAAGTCGTCTGTAGTCGCTGAACTTACCAAAGAGTTCAGCTACACAAGCGTCATGCAAGTCCCTAGAATCGAAAAGATCACCCTTAATATGGGTGTGGGTGAAGCAATCAACGATAAAAAGCTTCTAGAAAACGCAGCTTCTGATATGGCAACGATCTCTGGTCAAAAGCCACTTATCACTAAAGCGCGTAAATCTGTTGCTGGTTTTAAAATCCGCGAAGGCTACCCAATCGGTTGTAAAGTAACCTTGCGTGGCGAACGTATGTGGGATTTCTTAGAGCGTTTGATTAACATCGCTCTACCACGTGTACGTGACTTCCGTGGTGTTAGCGCTAAGTCTTTTGACGGACGCGGTAACTACAGCATGGGCGTTCGCGAGCAAATCATCTTCCCGGAAATCGACTTTGATAAAGTTGATCGCGTTCGTGGTCTTGATATTACTATCACGACTTCTGCGAGCACCGATGAGGAAGGCCGAGCTCTGCTGGCTGCCTTTAACTTCCCATTCCGTAAGTAAGGTGAAGGGTTACTGTTATGGCTAAACAATCTATGAAAGCACGCGAAACTAAACGTGCTAAGCTAGTAGCAAAATTCGCTGAAAAGCGTCGTGCGCTTAAAATCACTATCAGTGATGTTAACGCATCTGAAGAAGAGCGTTGGGATGCAGTTCTTAAACTACAATCTCTACCACGTGATTCAAGTGCATCTCGTCAGCGTAACCGTTGCAACCAAACTGGTCGTCCACACGGTTACCTACGTAAGTTCGGTCTTAGCCGTATTAAGGTTCGTGAAGCTTGCATGAAAGGCGAGATTCCGGGTCTTCGTAAGGCTAGCTGGTAATTGCCACTTAATCATTTGGAGTAAATCGTATGAGCATGCAAGATCCGATTTCGGATATGCTGACCCGCATTCGTAACGGTCAGTCAGCAAATAAAGTTGCTGTAAAAATGCCTTCTTCAAAGCTTAAAGTTGCAATCGCTACTTTGCTAAAAAACGAAGGTTACATCACAGACTTCGCTGTTGAAAGCGGAGCAAAACCAGAGCTAGAAGTTACTCTTAAGTACTTCCAAGCAAAACCAGTAATCGAGCAAATCCAACGTGTTTCTCGTCCAGGTCTGCGCGTCTATAAAAATAAAGACAGCCTTCCTTCAGTGATGGGTGGTTTGGGTATTGCTGTAGTGTCCACTTCCAAAGGTCTTATGTCTGACCGCGCCGCTCGCAAAGCGGGTCTTGGTGGTGAGATCATCTGCTACGTAGCTTAAGGAGTAGAATATGTCTCGTGTTGCTAAAGCACCTGTCGCTATTCCAGCTGGAGTAGAGGTGAAGATTAATGGTCAAGAAGTTACTGTGAAAGGCCCTAAGGGTGAACTTTCTAGCGTTTTCAATAACGCAGTAGTAATTTCTCAGGAAGAAAACAACCTAACTTTCGGTCCACGTGAAGGTGTAGCTGGTGCTTGGGCACAAGCTGGTACTGCGCGTGCACTTGTAAACAACATGGTTGTTGGTGTTACTGAAGGCTTTACTAAGAAACTGGTTCTTAAGGGTGTTGGTTACCGTGCTGCTATCAAAGGCAACGCTGTAAACTTGACTCTAGGTTTCTCTCACCCAGTTGAGCACGAAGTGCCAGCGGGTATTAAAGCCGAATGTCCTAGCCAAACTGAAATTGTTCTAACTGGTGCTGATAAGCAACTAGTTGGTCAAACAGCGGCTAACATTCGTTCTTACCGTGAGCCTGAGCCTTATAAAGGTAAAGGTGTTCGTTACGCAGATGAATATGTGCGTACCAAAGAAGCTAAGAAGAAGTAAGGTAACACTATGGATAAGAAAGCATCTCGCATCCGTCGTGCTACACGTGCACGTCGTAAGATTGCTGAACTTCGTGTGAACCGTCTAGTAGTACACCGTACTCCTCGTCATGTGTATGCACAGGTTATTGCACCAAACGGCTCTGAGGTTATCGCAGCTGCTTCTACTGTAGAAAAAGCGATCCGTGAGCAAGTTAAGAACACTGGTAACGTTGACGCTGCTAAAGCTGTAGGTAAAGCTATTGCTGAGCGCGCTATCGAAAAAGGCATTTCAAATGTTGCTTTCGATCGTTCTGGTTTCCAATACCACGGTCGAGTAGCGGCGCTAGCAGATTCTGCTCGCGAAGCTGGTCTGAAATTCTAAGGTAGGGTTGATCGATGGCTAAAGAACAACAACAAGCTTCAGATTTGGCGGAAAAACTAATCGCCGTTAACCGCGTTGCTAAGACGGTTAAAGGTGGTCGAATCTTTAGTTTTACTGCACTAACAGTAGTTGGTGACGGTAACGGTCGCATAGGTTTCGGTTACGGCAAAGCTCGTGAAGTACCTGCTGCGATTCAAAAAGCAATGGAAAAAGCTCGTCGTAACATGGTTACGATCGCGCTTAAT is a genomic window of Vibrio neonatus containing:
- the rplW gene encoding 50S ribosomal protein L23, with the translated sequence MITEERLLKVLRAPHISEKATMAAEKANTIVFKVAKDATKKEIKAAVEKLFEVEVKSVNTLVLKGKTKRQGMREGRRSDVKKAYVTLKEGQDLDFVGGAE
- the rplB gene encoding 50S ribosomal protein L2; its protein translation is MAIVKCKPTSPGRRHVVKVVNADLHKGKPYAPLLEKNSKNGGRNNNGRITVRHIGGGHKHHYRVVDFKRTKDGVPAKVERLEYDPNRSANIALVLYADGERRYIIAPKGISAGDSIQSGVDAPIKAGNTLPMRNIPVGSTVHCVELKPGKGAQIARSAGAYAQIIARDGAYVTLRLRSGEMRKVLSEGRATIGEVGNSEHMLRELGKAGASRWRGVRPTVRGVVMNPVDHPHGGGEGRTSGGRHPVSPWGQPTKGFKTRKNKRTDKYIVRRRNK
- the rpsS gene encoding 30S ribosomal protein S19, translated to MPRSLKKGPFIDLHLLKKVEKAVESGDKKPIKTWSRRSMIIPTMIGLTIAVHNGRQHVPVFVTEEMIGHKLGEFAPTRTYRGHAADKKAKKK
- the rplV gene encoding 50S ribosomal protein L22, whose protein sequence is MEALAKHNFARISPQKARLVADQIRGKNVDQALEILTFSNKKAAVLVKKVLESAIANAEHNEGADIDDLNVAKIFVDEGPIMKRIMPRAKGRADRILKRSCHITIVVADA
- the rpsC gene encoding 30S ribosomal protein S3; amino-acid sequence: MGQKVHPNGIRLGIVKPWNATWFANTKDFADNLDGDFKVRQFLTKELSKASLSRIVIERPAKSIRVTIHTARPGVVIGKKGEDVEKLRTAVAKIAGVPAQINIAEVRKPELDGQLVADSIASQLERRVMFRRAMKRAVQNAMRLGAKGIKVEVSGRLGGAEIARTEWYREGRVPLHTLRADIDYATSSAHTQYGVIGIKVWIFKGEILGGMPAANAVEPKADKPKKQRKGRK
- the rplP gene encoding 50S ribosomal protein L16, with the translated sequence MLQPKRTKFRKVQTGRNRGLAKGTEVSFGEFGLKAVGRGRITARQIEAARRAMTRHVKRQGQIWIRIFPDKPITEKPLEVRQGKGKGNVEYWVAQIQPGKVMYEMNGVPEELAREAFRLAARKLPIKTTFVTKQVM
- the rpmC gene encoding 50S ribosomal protein L29, which translates into the protein MKAQELREKSVEELNAELLNLLREQFNLRMQAATGQLQQTHTLKAVRRDIARVKTILTEKAGA
- the rpsQ gene encoding 30S ribosomal protein S17, with translation MSDKIRTSLGRIVSDKGDKSIVVAIERMVKHPIYGKFVKRTTKIHAHDENNECSLGDTVEIQECRPLSKTKSWTLVKVVKKAKV
- the rplN gene encoding 50S ribosomal protein L14, which gives rise to MIQMQSTLDAADNSGARKVMCIKVLGGSHRRYAHIGDIIKVTVKEAIPRGKVKKGDVLKAVVVRTRKGVRRPDGSVIRFDRNACVLLNDTTEQPVGTRIFGPVTRELRNAKFMKIVSLAPEVL
- the rplX gene encoding 50S ribosomal protein L24, translated to MAAKIRRDDEVIVLAGKDKGKKGKVTKVLTTGKVIVEGINLVKKHQKPVPAMNVQGGIVEQEAAIDASNIAVYNAATGKADRIGFRFEDGKKVRFFKSNGETVSN
- the rplE gene encoding 50S ribosomal protein L5 — translated: MAKLHDYYKSSVVAELTKEFSYTSVMQVPRIEKITLNMGVGEAINDKKLLENAASDMATISGQKPLITKARKSVAGFKIREGYPIGCKVTLRGERMWDFLERLINIALPRVRDFRGVSAKSFDGRGNYSMGVREQIIFPEIDFDKVDRVRGLDITITTSASTDEEGRALLAAFNFPFRK
- the rpsN gene encoding 30S ribosomal protein S14 — translated: MAKQSMKARETKRAKLVAKFAEKRRALKITISDVNASEEERWDAVLKLQSLPRDSSASRQRNRCNQTGRPHGYLRKFGLSRIKVREACMKGEIPGLRKASW
- the rpsH gene encoding 30S ribosomal protein S8, with protein sequence MSMQDPISDMLTRIRNGQSANKVAVKMPSSKLKVAIATLLKNEGYITDFAVESGAKPELEVTLKYFQAKPVIEQIQRVSRPGLRVYKNKDSLPSVMGGLGIAVVSTSKGLMSDRAARKAGLGGEIICYVA
- the rplF gene encoding 50S ribosomal protein L6, with the protein product MSRVAKAPVAIPAGVEVKINGQEVTVKGPKGELSSVFNNAVVISQEENNLTFGPREGVAGAWAQAGTARALVNNMVVGVTEGFTKKLVLKGVGYRAAIKGNAVNLTLGFSHPVEHEVPAGIKAECPSQTEIVLTGADKQLVGQTAANIRSYREPEPYKGKGVRYADEYVRTKEAKKK
- the rplR gene encoding 50S ribosomal protein L18; the protein is MDKKASRIRRATRARRKIAELRVNRLVVHRTPRHVYAQVIAPNGSEVIAAASTVEKAIREQVKNTGNVDAAKAVGKAIAERAIEKGISNVAFDRSGFQYHGRVAALADSAREAGLKF